The following are encoded together in the Pleurocapsa sp. FMAR1 genome:
- a CDS encoding GDSL-type esterase/lipase family protein has protein sequence MLELILAQSLTIVLNQNFIAEIDRPTVVVNASTLQKIAPNNDNLNYSGRVNWENPQAPGFSYPGTALEFKFTGTSLKIELSEDNWGSENYVDVYLDGSSQPTTIKLRQENGQPVVYNIATGLENKAHNAVVVKRVDYLAGEFKLHSIAIDGELLPADPDSNKKIEVYGDSISAGHAVEYKTRGVQDPQTDLIPISNAYYSYASILARDYDAELSLIAQSGASLVNGFGFWNNFWHNGTGTEAFYNRIKPLSDAPLWDFKQYTPDLVVIALGQNDAATVGNNLSSEAWKGHYKQFIANLRAKYPDSYFVGMFPNMYHDTQWDGYLTEAIAEYRQENHDNCVFSLIQKQVTPGHPRISEQQLMADTLKEFIDGTLTKNGFNWDVAN, from the coding sequence ATGTTAGAGTTAATATTGGCTCAAAGTTTAACAATAGTATTAAATCAAAATTTTATTGCTGAGATCGATCGGCCAACAGTAGTAGTAAATGCCTCTACTCTCCAGAAAATTGCCCCAAATAACGATAATTTAAATTACTCAGGTAGAGTAAACTGGGAAAATCCTCAAGCACCAGGCTTTAGTTATCCAGGAACAGCATTGGAGTTTAAATTTACTGGCACTAGTTTGAAAATCGAGCTATCAGAAGATAATTGGGGCAGCGAAAACTATGTTGATGTTTATCTTGACGGTAGTTCTCAGCCTACGACTATTAAGCTAAGACAAGAAAATGGTCAACCAGTTGTTTACAATATAGCTACTGGATTGGAAAACAAGGCTCACAATGCAGTGGTAGTTAAACGAGTTGATTATCTAGCGGGAGAATTTAAGCTTCATAGCATAGCAATTGACGGTGAGCTACTTCCTGCCGACCCTGACTCTAATAAAAAAATAGAGGTTTACGGCGATTCTATTTCTGCTGGTCATGCGGTAGAGTATAAAACCAGAGGAGTTCAAGATCCTCAAACAGATTTAATTCCTATTTCCAATGCTTATTATAGTTATGCTTCTATACTAGCAAGAGATTATGACGCAGAACTTTCTTTGATAGCTCAATCAGGGGCATCTTTAGTCAACGGTTTTGGGTTTTGGAATAATTTTTGGCATAACGGCACAGGAACAGAAGCTTTTTATAACAGAATAAAACCTCTTAGCGATGCTCCTCTATGGGATTTTAAACAGTACACCCCTGACTTAGTAGTAATTGCTCTGGGTCAAAACGATGCTGCAACTGTTGGCAATAATTTATCCAGCGAAGCTTGGAAAGGACACTATAAACAATTTATTGCTAATCTGCGAGCTAAATATCCAGATTCTTATTTTGTGGGTATGTTTCCCAATATGTACCATGATACTCAATGGGACGGATATTTAACTGAAGCGATCGCCGAATACCGTCAGGAAAACCACGATAATTGTGTCTTTTCGCTGATCCAGAAGCAAGTAACTCCTGGTCATCCCCGCATTAGCGAACAACAGCTTATGGCAGATACGTTAAAAGAGTTTATTGATGGGACTCTGACCAAAAACGGTTTTAATTGGGATGTGGCTAATTAA
- a CDS encoding dTDP-4-dehydrorhamnose 3,5-epimerase gives MGLIQGVTIQPIESIQGGMAEFYTPQSSNETIIVKVPANVIDDLFVHKKQTDQLLVVRGSFVLVVLYNKQYQYIPLSEDVPQVAIIPRGILHGAINFENRDCLLVNAVLRNSEPSARDYQPLPKPFPYDLEKAKASLSNLSNQVMTESDVA, from the coding sequence ATGGGATTAATTCAAGGTGTAACCATTCAACCAATTGAATCTATTCAAGGAGGAATGGCGGAATTTTATACGCCTCAATCTAGTAATGAAACTATAATTGTTAAAGTACCAGCTAATGTTATTGATGACCTTTTTGTTCACAAAAAACAAACTGACCAGCTACTAGTAGTTAGAGGAAGTTTTGTATTAGTAGTTTTATATAATAAGCAATATCAATATATTCCCTTGAGCGAAGATGTGCCACAGGTAGCGATAATTCCCAGAGGAATTTTACACGGTGCAATTAACTTTGAAAATCGAGATTGCTTACTAGTCAATGCTGTGTTGCGAAATAGTGAACCAAGCGCGAGAGATTATCAGCCATTACCCAAACCTTTTCCCTATGATTTAGAAAAGGCTAAAGCTAGCTTGAGTAATTTATCTAATCAAGTTATGACTGAGAGTGACGTTGCCTGA
- a CDS encoding FAD-dependent oxidoreductase encodes MTLTETILAQQSDNVLARLRQADKFWSALRNGEIDATEVVTNSSEKIGKLDTDIVICGGTLGILLGAALQQLGWQVSLIEKGVLKGREQEWNISRHELKTLIDLKLLTEEELEKAIATEYNPARVSFQAGQEVWVENVLNVGVYPVYLLEKLKQKFLQAGGKLLENTAFESATVHPDGIVIEAGKTIKARLLIDAMGHFSPIIKQARKGTKPEAVCVVVGSCAQGFPENNTGDLIYSFTPIINHCQYFWEAFPAKDGRTTYMFSYLDANPQRPSLEYFMDEYLRLLPEYQNIELQQLEFQRFLFGFFPAYKNSPIELECDRILPVGDSAGGQSPVSFGGFGAMIRHLKRLTEGVDEALTVDRLNNNDLALLQPYQPNISVTWLFQQTMSVEVDKEVNPQQINNLMNGVFAVMDRLGDDVLKPFLQDVIQFVPLAKTLPLVNPKLVFPLLPQIGVSSFINWIVHYFNLAIYSGLFNAAKFAQPITKNLSPTQQYYYHRWLDAWKYGSGGDYEQD; translated from the coding sequence ATGACCTTAACCGAAACCATACTCGCTCAACAATCAGACAATGTACTAGCCAGATTGCGACAAGCAGATAAATTTTGGTCAGCCTTGCGTAATGGAGAAATAGATGCAACCGAAGTTGTTACTAATAGTTCAGAGAAAATTGGCAAATTAGATACAGACATTGTTATCTGTGGTGGAACATTAGGCATCTTGCTGGGTGCAGCACTACAGCAACTAGGATGGCAGGTTAGCTTGATTGAAAAAGGAGTTTTAAAAGGCAGAGAGCAAGAATGGAATATTTCTCGTCATGAGTTAAAAACCTTGATTGACTTAAAGCTTTTGACTGAAGAAGAGTTAGAAAAAGCGATCGCCACAGAATATAATCCCGCTAGAGTTAGCTTTCAAGCAGGACAAGAAGTTTGGGTAGAAAATGTCTTAAATGTTGGCGTTTATCCTGTTTATCTATTGGAAAAACTCAAGCAGAAATTTCTTCAAGCTGGAGGCAAACTACTTGAGAATACGGCTTTTGAATCAGCGACAGTTCATCCTGATGGAATAGTAATTGAAGCAGGAAAAACGATTAAAGCTCGCCTCTTAATCGATGCGATGGGTCATTTTTCACCGATTATCAAACAGGCAAGAAAGGGAACAAAACCCGAAGCAGTTTGTGTTGTGGTTGGTAGCTGCGCTCAAGGTTTTCCTGAAAACAATACGGGAGATTTGATTTATTCTTTTACACCAATTATTAATCACTGTCAGTACTTTTGGGAGGCTTTTCCTGCCAAAGATGGTCGCACTACCTATATGTTTAGCTATCTTGATGCTAACCCCCAAAGACCTAGCTTAGAATACTTCATGGACGAATATCTCAGGCTTTTGCCAGAGTATCAAAATATTGAGCTACAACAGCTAGAATTTCAGCGATTTTTGTTTGGCTTTTTTCCTGCTTATAAAAATAGTCCGATCGAATTAGAATGCGATCGCATTTTACCTGTAGGGGATAGTGCAGGGGGTCAATCTCCCGTTAGCTTTGGTGGCTTTGGGGCAATGATTCGCCATCTAAAACGTCTGACTGAAGGCGTTGACGAAGCTTTAACCGTAGATAGACTGAACAATAATGATTTAGCTTTGTTGCAACCATATCAACCCAATATTTCTGTCACCTGGTTATTCCAGCAAACTATGAGCGTCGAGGTAGACAAAGAAGTAAATCCTCAGCAAATAAATAACCTAATGAATGGTGTTTTTGCAGTAATGGATCGTTTGGGAGATGATGTCCTAAAACCGTTTCTACAAGACGTAATTCAGTTTGTTCCCTTAGCTAAAACTTTGCCATTAGTTAACCCAAAACTAGTATTTCCTTTATTACCTCAGATTGGCGTTAGTTCTTTTATCAACTGGATTGTTCACTATTTTAATTTGGCAATATACAGCGGTTTATTTAATGCTGCAAAATTTGCTCAACCAATAACCAAAAACTTATCTCCAACCCAGCAATATTACTATCATCGTTGGTTAGATGCCTGGAAATATGGTTCAGGTGGCGATTATGAACAAGATTAA
- the ispD gene encoding 2-C-methyl-D-erythritol 4-phosphate cytidylyltransferase: MHLLIPAAGMGRRMGSDRNKLLMKLLGKPLLAWTLLAAENSLSLEWIGIIGQPTDFADFKYILSQLNLVKSVELIVGGDTRQESVYNGLQALPKSAEKVLIHDGARCLATPELFDRCTAAFNNCQGFIAAIPIKDTIKVVNEQGIIINTPDRSNLWAAQTPQGFEVKLLKRCHSQGQESGWSVTDDAALFEKCKLPVKIVEGEETNLKVTTPVDLAIAEFILRQRLSVG, encoded by the coding sequence ATGCACTTATTGATTCCTGCTGCGGGGATGGGTCGGCGAATGGGTAGCGATCGCAATAAGCTTCTCATGAAATTACTCGGAAAACCCCTGCTGGCATGGACTCTACTCGCAGCCGAAAATTCTTTAAGCCTTGAATGGATTGGTATTATTGGACAACCTACAGATTTTGCCGATTTTAAATATATTCTCAGCCAGTTAAATCTAGTCAAATCAGTAGAATTAATTGTTGGAGGAGATACTCGTCAAGAATCTGTTTACAATGGCTTACAGGCTCTACCCAAGAGTGCTGAGAAGGTTTTAATTCATGATGGGGCGAGATGTTTGGCAACTCCTGAATTATTTGACCGCTGTACTGCTGCCTTTAATAATTGTCAGGGTTTCATTGCCGCTATACCCATCAAAGACACAATCAAAGTAGTTAATGAACAAGGAATTATCATAAATACTCCAGATCGCAGTAACCTCTGGGCAGCCCAAACTCCTCAAGGGTTTGAGGTAAAGCTCCTCAAGCGTTGCCACTCTCAGGGTCAAGAATCAGGTTGGTCAGTTACCGATGATGCTGCGCTGTTTGAAAAATGTAAACTTCCTGTCAAAATTGTTGAAGGAGAAGAAACTAATTTAAAAGTAACTACTCCTGTGGATTTAGCGATCGCTGAATTTATCTTACGTCAAAGATTAAGCGTGGGTTAG
- a CDS encoding IS1/IS1595 family N-terminal zinc-binding domain-containing protein — MSADSPPYCPSCESNLIVKNGKIHNGKQPRHFLQVGKTDGAFFVRRVLRDSCVAGVPPVEQTVEVGARK; from the coding sequence ATGTCAGCAGATTCACCACCATATTGCCCATCCTGTGAATCCAATTTAATTGTCAAAAATGGAAAAATTCACAACGGCAAGCAGCCTCGACACTTCCTTCAAGTCGGTAAAACCGATGGCGCGTTTTTTGTACGGCGCGTTTTGCGAGACAGTTGCGTTGCGGGGGTTCCCCCCGTTGAGCAAACTGTCGAGGTTGGGGCGAGGAAATGA
- a CDS encoding NAD(P)/FAD-dependent oxidoreductase: protein MSINTEIQNNRAKNCSKNEYQVVVIGAGPQGILYASWLKQARPQLQVVVLERESQPKFKIGESTLSGFCKALRSVGISQEALELLFFPKNGLGFFHVDESIENVTEAPEYILETFDETFQVERRLLDGLLITNARRLGVEVIQGARVDLANSQLSDLGNTIAYRFQQQKYEIKSQLVVDASGPASIIAKHLDLYNKEDVNFQSNAVWGYFKNVNRLGDRTDWQKVAQFSRDQYTQHFCFREGWMWYIPLVSWENVPEADRESMFNRFLGGEELPTKAELAARHGCPEEDLISIGMVLRTDRDDKFAEGRKVAFDHYAQQYPALAELLEGAELVSDLYDTQQALRARANIRGYAEQAVGDGWLSIGEAAFFVDPLISPGLTGGVATAYFAAQSTLRAINCNNFSQKAFADYEAFVGKLYEALERDNQLVYMSFNHPRAIELIQRFQEIDARRHFNQHIMSDYCLADTNVWGILNPIYQSLQKQLWQIMREAEIAVGEQKAVNQQTMEDYEVMVSRIEAYLVNYLDIHSELTPYIVQNEATEELQTELTCVE from the coding sequence ATGAGTATTAATACTGAAATTCAAAACAATCGTGCCAAAAACTGTTCTAAAAACGAATATCAGGTTGTAGTAATCGGTGCGGGACCTCAAGGTATTTTGTATGCCTCTTGGCTGAAGCAAGCACGCCCCCAACTGCAAGTAGTAGTTCTAGAAAGAGAGTCACAACCAAAATTTAAAATCGGAGAAAGTACGCTTTCGGGATTTTGTAAAGCACTCCGTTCTGTGGGAATCTCCCAAGAAGCTCTTGAACTACTATTTTTTCCTAAAAATGGCTTAGGTTTTTTTCACGTTGACGAATCAATTGAAAATGTCACCGAAGCACCAGAATATATTTTGGAAACATTTGATGAAACCTTTCAGGTTGAACGACGTTTACTAGATGGCTTATTAATTACCAATGCTCGTCGCCTAGGAGTAGAAGTGATTCAAGGCGCGCGAGTGGATCTAGCTAATTCTCAATTGAGCGATCTCGGTAACACTATTGCCTATCGTTTTCAGCAACAAAAATACGAAATTAAATCTCAATTGGTAGTAGATGCTAGTGGTCCTGCCAGCATAATTGCCAAACATCTCGATCTATATAACAAAGAAGACGTAAATTTTCAAAGCAATGCTGTTTGGGGCTATTTTAAAAACGTCAATCGTCTCGGCGATCGCACCGACTGGCAAAAGGTGGCTCAGTTTAGCCGCGATCAGTATACCCAACATTTCTGTTTCCGTGAAGGTTGGATGTGGTACATTCCTCTAGTTTCTTGGGAAAACGTACCCGAAGCCGACAGAGAGTCGATGTTCAATCGCTTTTTGGGTGGAGAAGAATTACCTACTAAAGCAGAATTAGCTGCTCGTCATGGCTGTCCTGAAGAGGATCTCATCAGTATTGGCATGGTGTTGCGAACCGATCGCGATGACAAATTTGCCGAAGGACGTAAAGTAGCATTCGACCATTATGCCCAACAATATCCTGCGCTCGCTGAATTACTTGAGGGTGCTGAACTCGTCTCTGATCTTTATGACACTCAACAAGCTTTAAGAGCGCGGGCTAACATTCGTGGCTATGCCGAACAAGCGGTAGGAGATGGTTGGTTAAGCATTGGCGAAGCAGCATTTTTTGTCGATCCTCTAATTTCACCAGGCTTAACTGGTGGTGTGGCAACTGCTTATTTTGCTGCTCAAAGCACCCTTAGAGCGATCAACTGTAACAATTTCTCCCAAAAAGCTTTTGCTGATTATGAAGCTTTTGTGGGCAAACTTTATGAAGCTCTAGAACGAGACAATCAGCTTGTCTATATGTCGTTTAATCACCCCAGAGCGATCGAACTAATTCAACGTTTCCAAGAAATTGATGCTCGCCGACACTTTAATCAGCATATTATGTCCGATTACTGTCTTGCGGATACCAACGTTTGGGGAATTCTCAATCCAATCTATCAATCATTACAAAAGCAGCTTTGGCAAATCATGCGAGAAGCAGAGATTGCCGTAGGCGAACAAAAAGCAGTCAATCAGCAAACAATGGAAGATTATGAGGTGATGGTCTCAAGAATTGAAGCTTATTTGGTTAATTATTTAGATATTCACTCAGAGTTGACTCCTTACATTGTCCAAAATGAGGCAACTGAAGAGTTACAAACTGAGCTGACTTGTGTTGAATAA
- the ilvD gene encoding dihydroxy-acid dehydratase has product MSDNRRSQKVTQGNQRSPNRAMLRAVGFGDNDFNKPIVGLANGYSTITPCNMGINTLALRAETALKEAGAMPQMFGTITISDGISMGTEGMKYSLVSRDVIADSIETVCNGQSMDAVLAIGGCDKNMPGAMLAIARLNIPAIFVYGGTIKPGKHNGEDLTVVSSFEAVGKFSAGKIDKAELDAIEHKACPGAGSCGGMFTANTMSSAFEAMGMSLPYSSTMAAEDEEKAESTEKSAFALVEAVKNQILPSQILTRKAFENAITVIMAVGGSTNSVLHLLAIANTIGVELTIDDFETIRQRVPVICNLKPSGKYVTVNLHNAGGIPQVMKMLLAHDLLHGDALTVTGKTIAELLADIPENPPADQDVIRQWDNPVYAEGHLAILKGNLAKEGSVAKISGVKNPVITGSAIVFESEEECLSAILDGEIKAGDIIVVRYEGPQGGPGMREMLAPTSAIIGAGLGDSVGLITDGRFSGGTYGMVVGHVAPEAAVGGTIALVKEGDSITIDARQKLLQLNVDDAELAKRHSQWQPRQPKYTRGVLGKYAKLVSTSSLGAVTDLNLHN; this is encoded by the coding sequence ATGTCTGACAATCGCCGAAGCCAAAAAGTAACCCAAGGTAACCAAAGATCACCTAACCGCGCTATGTTAAGAGCGGTAGGCTTTGGGGACAATGATTTCAACAAGCCTATAGTCGGTTTAGCTAACGGGTATAGCACCATCACTCCCTGCAATATGGGGATCAATACCTTAGCACTACGAGCCGAAACCGCACTCAAAGAAGCTGGGGCAATGCCTCAGATGTTTGGCACAATTACGATCAGTGACGGTATTTCTATGGGTACAGAAGGGATGAAGTATTCCTTAGTCTCCCGTGATGTAATTGCTGACTCGATTGAAACTGTCTGTAATGGGCAAAGTATGGATGCTGTGCTGGCGATTGGCGGTTGTGATAAAAATATGCCTGGGGCAATGCTGGCGATCGCTCGCCTGAATATTCCTGCTATCTTTGTTTACGGTGGCACTATTAAGCCAGGTAAACACAACGGCGAAGATTTGACCGTAGTTAGTTCTTTTGAAGCAGTAGGAAAATTTAGTGCGGGAAAAATAGACAAAGCTGAATTAGATGCTATTGAACACAAAGCCTGTCCTGGTGCTGGGTCTTGTGGCGGAATGTTTACCGCCAATACTATGTCTTCGGCGTTTGAGGCGATGGGAATGAGTTTGCCCTATTCTTCGACTATGGCAGCAGAGGACGAGGAGAAAGCCGAAAGTACTGAAAAATCTGCTTTTGCTTTGGTGGAAGCGGTCAAAAATCAAATTTTACCCAGCCAGATTTTGACTCGTAAAGCTTTTGAGAATGCAATTACGGTAATTATGGCAGTAGGAGGCTCAACTAATTCCGTCTTGCATTTACTGGCGATCGCTAATACGATTGGAGTCGAGCTTACCATAGACGATTTTGAAACCATTCGTCAGCGAGTCCCCGTAATTTGTAATCTTAAGCCATCAGGGAAATACGTTACCGTAAATCTGCATAATGCGGGTGGCATTCCTCAAGTCATGAAAATGCTTTTGGCTCATGATTTGCTCCATGGAGATGCTTTAACGGTTACTGGTAAAACTATTGCTGAACTCTTGGCTGATATCCCCGAAAACCCTCCCGCAGATCAAGATGTAATTCGTCAATGGGATAATCCTGTCTATGCAGAAGGACATCTGGCAATACTCAAGGGCAATCTTGCTAAAGAAGGTTCAGTTGCTAAAATCAGCGGGGTAAAAAATCCTGTTATTACTGGTTCTGCTATAGTTTTTGAATCGGAAGAAGAATGTTTGTCCGCAATTCTAGACGGTGAAATCAAGGCTGGAGATATCATCGTTGTTCGTTATGAAGGTCCTCAAGGTGGTCCAGGAATGCGAGAAATGCTTGCTCCCACTTCGGCAATCATCGGTGCGGGATTAGGAGATTCTGTAGGACTAATCACCGATGGTCGTTTCTCTGGTGGTACTTACGGCATGGTTGTCGGTCATGTTGCCCCTGAAGCTGCCGTCGGCGGAACAATTGCCCTGGTCAAAGAAGGAGATAGCATTACTATTGATGCTCGTCAAAAGTTATTGCAGCTAAATGTTGATGATGCAGAATTAGCCAAACGTCATAGCCAATGGCAGCCACGTCAACCTAAATACACCAGAGGAGTTTTGGGTAAATATGCCAAACTAGTTTCGACTAGTAGTCTTGGTGCAGTTACAGATCTAAATTTGCATAATTAA
- a CDS encoding glycosyltransferase family 9 protein: MRILALVPGSIGNQLLFFPTIETLAKQYPQARIDVLVEPSSKKAYRVCKNVDEVLVFDFQDRNSFADYLNLLGIMRDREYDAVISLKTTWRIKLLLWLNGIPTRVGFQDDSPIYLSNSVVRKPEQYKAEMYHDLVAGLGIDAPCPSVTINVSKEDIDWAESEQQRLDLKDSGYILLSDEQYLTPDISAYPLKSWQKIIEEIKQKNTGLAIVLLQTDTNQDWVSAIMSANNNIKAIAPPDVGKMAAIIAGANLILCDNSTSMQLAVATGTYTIALLNAQDNKELPPHNENCVAVQSSTANLSDITHETVIEKMWQG, from the coding sequence ATGCGTATACTAGCCCTCGTGCCTGGCTCCATCGGCAATCAACTTCTCTTTTTCCCCACCATAGAGACTCTAGCAAAACAGTATCCTCAAGCTAGGATAGATGTTTTGGTAGAACCCAGTTCTAAAAAAGCTTACCGAGTCTGCAAAAATGTTGATGAGGTTTTGGTGTTCGATTTTCAAGACCGTAATAGCTTCGCTGATTATCTTAATCTTTTAGGGATTATGCGCGATCGCGAATATGATGCAGTTATTAGCCTTAAAACTACTTGGCGGATTAAATTACTGCTGTGGCTTAATGGTATACCTACTAGAGTAGGTTTTCAGGATGATTCTCCGATATATTTATCTAATTCTGTTGTTCGTAAACCAGAGCAATACAAAGCAGAGATGTATCATGATTTGGTTGCTGGCTTAGGAATTGATGCTCCCTGTCCTTCTGTCACTATTAATGTATCAAAAGAAGATATTGACTGGGCAGAATCAGAGCAGCAGCGTTTAGATCTAAAAGATAGTGGCTACATATTGCTCAGTGACGAGCAATATCTGACACCAGATATTAGTGCCTATCCACTTAAAAGTTGGCAAAAAATTATTGAGGAGATTAAACAAAAAAATACTGGTTTAGCTATTGTGCTGTTGCAAACAGATACTAACCAAGACTGGGTGAGTGCCATAATGTCAGCCAATAATAATATTAAGGCGATCGCGCCACCCGACGTGGGTAAAATGGCAGCTATAATTGCCGGTGCTAACTTGATTCTGTGTGACAATAGCACTTCTATGCAGCTAGCAGTAGCTACGGGAACATATACGATTGCTTTGTTAAACGCCCAGGATAACAAAGAACTTCCACCCCATAACGAAAACTGTGTTGCTGTTCAATCGTCAACGGCTAATTTGTCTGATATCACTCACGAAACGGTAATCGAAAAAATGTGGCAGGGGTGA
- a CDS encoding putative bifunctional diguanylate cyclase/phosphodiesterase has product MEYFQLFQPIFDAFDSQVALIDREGKIIALNKAWKNNSINSGFSKNTSIGDNYLNVCKTLVGSEAELARKIATEIKAIARLEKTESRLNHNSENFKLENSLVIHIKQVKQDNWFGVLIIQENMTKQMQTEISLRSVVEGTATVTGKDFFHSLVYHLTCALSVSYAFVTECLEKTSPQRVCTLAFWCKEDFGENFEYAIANTPCEQVIAGISCHYPRKLRTIFPLDQDLAKLNAESYVGVPLVNSSGIILGHLVVIDERPMEDGSTELSILKIFAARATAELERQKAERQLAYDALYDGLTDLPNRNLLSNYLNRALEKYRRDPNRKFAVFFLDLNRFKYVNDSLGHKSGDLLLVGIAQRLKTCLRASDILARLGGDEFAILLEDVQTLSEATKLAERIQQSLKSPFHLGIHEVFTSVSIGIALSEPNLNSAEDLLRNADIAMYKAKALGTTNYELFDESLHTQVANRLSLETDFHHSLDRGEFRLHYQPIVSLLDGQVVGFEALTRWKHSQRGYVSPGEFITLAEETGMIVPLGWWVLQEVCYQLKEWQLQFNNPNLTIAVNISQKQLSQPYLIDSLIQILQMTGLEPRSLQLEITESLLMQDVQITTETLRQIKILGFGLHLDDFGTGYSSLSYLHSLPIDVLKIDRSFVQAIDSEGNNGEIVEAIVMMAKSLGLKVIAEGIETEAQLAKLKNLQCLYGQGYLFSKPLNPRSLLNWLRTR; this is encoded by the coding sequence ATGGAATATTTCCAGTTATTTCAGCCAATCTTTGATGCTTTTGATAGTCAAGTTGCTTTAATCGACCGAGAAGGCAAAATTATTGCACTGAATAAAGCTTGGAAAAATAATTCAATTAATAGTGGTTTTTCAAAGAACACGAGTATTGGAGATAATTACCTAAATGTATGTAAGACTTTAGTCGGTAGCGAAGCAGAATTAGCTCGAAAAATTGCCACAGAGATTAAGGCGATCGCTCGCTTAGAGAAAACCGAGTCTAGACTTAACCACAATAGCGAGAATTTTAAGCTAGAAAATTCTTTAGTTATTCATATTAAACAAGTTAAGCAAGATAACTGGTTTGGAGTCCTGATTATTCAGGAAAATATGACCAAGCAGATGCAAACAGAAATATCTTTACGTTCGGTAGTTGAAGGTACGGCTACTGTAACGGGGAAAGACTTTTTCCACTCTTTAGTCTATCATTTGACTTGCGCGCTCTCGGTTAGCTATGCGTTTGTCACAGAATGTTTAGAAAAAACTAGTCCACAGCGAGTCTGTACCTTAGCTTTTTGGTGCAAAGAAGACTTTGGTGAAAACTTTGAATATGCTATAGCAAATACACCTTGCGAGCAGGTTATTGCTGGTATATCTTGTCATTATCCTAGGAAGTTACGGACTATTTTTCCTTTAGACCAGGATTTAGCCAAACTAAATGCGGAAAGCTATGTTGGTGTTCCTTTGGTCAATTCATCAGGAATAATTCTGGGACATTTGGTCGTCATTGACGAGCGTCCGATGGAAGACGGATCGACTGAGCTATCAATCCTCAAAATTTTTGCAGCCAGAGCAACAGCCGAACTAGAGCGTCAAAAAGCCGAACGACAACTAGCTTATGATGCTTTGTACGATGGTCTAACCGACTTGCCCAATCGGAACTTGTTAAGCAATTATCTGAATCGAGCTTTAGAAAAATATCGACGCGATCCCAACCGCAAATTTGCGGTCTTTTTCTTAGATCTAAATCGTTTTAAATATGTTAACGATAGTTTAGGTCACAAAAGTGGCGATCTACTTTTAGTGGGAATCGCCCAGAGATTAAAAACTTGTTTGCGTGCCAGCGATATTTTAGCCAGATTAGGAGGCGATGAATTTGCAATTTTGCTCGAAGACGTTCAAACCCTGAGTGAAGCAACCAAACTTGCAGAACGTATTCAACAAAGTCTAAAATCTCCGTTTCATTTGGGCATACACGAAGTTTTTACCAGCGTCAGCATTGGCATTGCTTTAAGCGAACCTAATCTCAACTCGGCAGAAGACTTATTACGCAATGCCGATATTGCCATGTATAAAGCCAAGGCTTTAGGCACTACTAATTATGAGTTGTTCGATGAGAGTTTGCATACTCAAGTAGCAAATCGACTAAGCCTGGAAACTGATTTCCATCATTCTCTCGACAGAGGAGAATTTCGACTGCACTACCAGCCGATTGTTTCTTTGCTGGACGGTCAAGTAGTTGGTTTTGAAGCTTTAACCCGCTGGAAACATTCTCAAAGAGGCTATGTTTCACCAGGAGAATTTATAACCCTAGCCGAAGAGACAGGAATGATAGTTCCCCTTGGCTGGTGGGTTTTGCAGGAAGTTTGCTATCAGTTAAAGGAATGGCAACTTCAGTTTAATAATCCTAATTTGACCATAGCAGTTAATATTTCTCAAAAGCAGCTTTCTCAACCTTATTTAATTGATTCGTTGATTCAGATTCTACAAATGACTGGCTTAGAACCTCGAAGTCTGCAATTAGAAATTACTGAAAGTCTTTTGATGCAGGATGTCCAAATAACCACGGAAACTTTGAGGCAGATTAAGATTTTAGGTTTTGGGCTACATTTAGATGATTTTGGTACGGGTTATTCTTCTTTGAGTTATCTTCATAGTCTACCGATTGACGTACTTAAAATCGATCGCTCTTTTGTTCAAGCAATAGATTCTGAAGGAAATAATGGTGAAATTGTTGAAGCTATTGTGATGATGGCTAAGAGTTTGGGCTTAAAAGTGATTGCCGAAGGAATTGAAACTGAAGCTCAACTTGCTAAATTAAAAAATCTTCAGTGTCTTTACGGACAGGGTTATCTATTTTCTAAACCTTTAAACCCCCGCTCCCTTTTAAATTGGCTAAGGACTAGATAA